CCCGGCGGCAGGGATGAAGAGGATTTAAAAGTCCAAAGCCAAGTTTCTACACCCGTAAGAAAAATGGCGCCACAGGCTGAAATTAAAGAAGAGCCTGTTGAAGAGTAGGACGGCAGTCCGCAGTGCCGGAGCGCCTGTGGCGCGGAGGCTGGAGCAGCTTCAAGTTAGATTTAGGAGTATTTATGTCAATGTATAATGATCTACCAGAAGGCGTAACTCGCGAAACCATGGATGTCGACGTATTGATCGTCGGCGGTGGTGCTGCGGGACTTTCTTGCGCGCTTCATTTGCAAAACCAAATTCAACAACACAACGAAGATGTTTCAGCGGGTCGCAAACAAGGCGAACAAATTCCTGAGCAAATGATCGTTGTTCTCGAAAAAGCTTCTGAGATCGGTGCACATAGTTTCTCTGGCGCAGTTTTAAATCCAAAAGCTTTGCGCGAGCTTGTTCCGAACTTTAAAGAAGAAGGTTGCCCTCTTGATTCTGAAGTGAAAAAAGATGCGGTTTACTATCTTGGATCTGATTTCTCTTTCAAACTTCCTATCACGCCTCCGCCGTTTCATAACGAAGGCAACTACATCATCTCTTTAAGCAAGTTCAACCGTTGGTTGGGAACGAAGTGTGAAGAGAAGGGTATCAATATCTTCCCAGGTTTCGCCGCTGTTGAAGCTTTGTATGAAGGTAACAAAATCGTAGGTGTTCGCACAGGCGATAAGGGGCGTGATAAAAACGGAAAACCAAAAGCGAACTTTGAACCGGGTTTGATTTTAAAATCCAAAGTCGTGATCTTCGCTGAAGGAACTCGTGGTTCGCTTTTCAAACAAGTTGAGAAAAAATTAGATCTTCGCGCTGGAAAAAATCCAGAAGTGTTCGAAGAAGGTGTGAAGGAAGTGATCCAAATGCCTCCGGGCACGGTGGAAGCAGGAAAGGTGATCCATACTCTTGGATTCCCTCTTTCTAAATCTATCGGTGGTACTTTCATCTACACAATCCCAGGTGATAAAATCATCGTAGGTCTTGTGGCTTACTTGGATACGCAAGATCCATTGCTTGATCCACACCGTGAATTGCAAAAATTGAAAACTCATCCGTTCCTGAAGAACATGCTTAAGGGCGGTAAAGTGGTGGCTTACGGTGGTAAGACATTGCCTGCGGGTGGCTGGTATTCAATGCCGAAACTTTATGGTGATGGATTCTTAGTTTGCGGTGACTCTGCCAGCATGGTGGATGTGCAAAAACTTAAGGGTATTCACTTGGCGATGAAATCCGGTATGCAAGCGGCAGAGACGATTGTTGAAGGCCTTGCAAAAGGTGGCGATTTCTCTGAAGCGACAACTCAAGCTTATGAAAAACGCATTGAAAGCAGCTACGTGAAAGACGAGTTGTACCGTGTTCGTAACTTCCATCAAACTTTAAGCAAAGGGATGTTTGCTTCCATGCCTTTAATCGCCTTGCAAGAGGCGACAGGCGGCCGTGGTCTTCACGATCATATGAAGATTGAGCATATCGACGCGGATACAACTGAAAAAGTCGTCGATATCTGGGGACCTTATGGTTTAGACCATGAAGAAAACCAGCTTCCGAAGCCAGATGGGGAGCTTTTCTTTGATAAGCTTTCGAGCGTCTATTTGACGGGAACGATGCATGATGAGGACTCTCCAAATCACTTGATCCTGAAGGATGGAGACATCTGCCGTACGGTATGTGAGCCTAATTACAAATCACCTTGTAATCATTTCTGCCCAGCTAGCGTATATGAGATGGTACCGTCTAAGGTCGAAGCAGGTAAGAAGGACTTACAAATCAATTATACTAACTGTATTCACTGTAAGACTTGTGATATTAAGTGCCCATTCGAAAACATCGAGTGGACCGTTCCTGAAGGGGGCGGTGGACCACAGTATCGCGAAACATAGAAGAATCAGCGCATAGGGACTGGTTCTTCTTAACAAAAGAAAGGACCAGCCCATGCCTCAATTTTTTGCCTCCACAGCCCGTGGCCTTGTTGAACCTCTAGAAAAAGAACTGAAAGAACTCGGACTTAAAGTCACTGACCGTTATATCGGTGGTGTGTTCTTTGAGAGCAACTGGGAAGGCTGTTACAAAGCCAATCTTCATTCCCGTTTAGCAAGCCGTATCTTGAAACCTGTTTTGGATTTCACGGCTTACCAACCTGAAGAACTTTATAACCAAATTCTTCGTCACGACTTCACAAAATATATTAAACCAACTCAAACGATTTCTATTGATGCGAGCATTTCTGATTCTAAGATGCGCGATCAACGTTTCGTTGCGATGAAGGTGAAAGACGCTATCGTCGATCAATTCCGCGAAAAATTTGGTGTGCGTCCTGACGTTGATAACGAAAATCCTTCTTTGCGCATTCACGTGCGCGCGATCAAGAATCAATTCAACGTGGCGATCGATACTTCGGGCGACAGCTTGTTTAAGCGTGGCTACCGTAAAGAAGTGGGCGAAGCTCCTTTGAAAGAAAACTTGGCAGCGGGTTTAATCAAAGTTTCTGAGTGGGACGGTCAAAGCCCTATTATCGACTTCATGTGCGGTTCTGGAACTTTCTTGATTGAAGCGGCGATGATGGCTTTGAACATCGCTCCGGGTATCAATCGTACAAGATTCGGTTTCCAAAACTGGTTGAACTACGAAAAGGAAACTTGGGAAAAAGTTGTTCAAGAAGCGATGGATGCGGAAAAAGAAGAACTTCCATTTAAATTCTATGGTTACGACATCGACAACCGCGTTTTGAAAAATGCAAAAGACAATGCAAAACGCGCGGGCGTAGATCAAGTGATCGAATTCAAAAAAGAATCCGTA
This region of Bdellovibrio sp. BCCA genomic DNA includes:
- a CDS encoding electron transfer flavoprotein-ubiquinone oxidoreductase yields the protein MSMYNDLPEGVTRETMDVDVLIVGGGAAGLSCALHLQNQIQQHNEDVSAGRKQGEQIPEQMIVVLEKASEIGAHSFSGAVLNPKALRELVPNFKEEGCPLDSEVKKDAVYYLGSDFSFKLPITPPPFHNEGNYIISLSKFNRWLGTKCEEKGINIFPGFAAVEALYEGNKIVGVRTGDKGRDKNGKPKANFEPGLILKSKVVIFAEGTRGSLFKQVEKKLDLRAGKNPEVFEEGVKEVIQMPPGTVEAGKVIHTLGFPLSKSIGGTFIYTIPGDKIIVGLVAYLDTQDPLLDPHRELQKLKTHPFLKNMLKGGKVVAYGGKTLPAGGWYSMPKLYGDGFLVCGDSASMVDVQKLKGIHLAMKSGMQAAETIVEGLAKGGDFSEATTQAYEKRIESSYVKDELYRVRNFHQTLSKGMFASMPLIALQEATGGRGLHDHMKIEHIDADTTEKVVDIWGPYGLDHEENQLPKPDGELFFDKLSSVYLTGTMHDEDSPNHLILKDGDICRTVCEPNYKSPCNHFCPASVYEMVPSKVEAGKKDLQINYTNCIHCKTCDIKCPFENIEWTVPEGGGGPQYRET
- a CDS encoding THUMP domain-containing class I SAM-dependent RNA methyltransferase, with translation MPQFFASTARGLVEPLEKELKELGLKVTDRYIGGVFFESNWEGCYKANLHSRLASRILKPVLDFTAYQPEELYNQILRHDFTKYIKPTQTISIDASISDSKMRDQRFVAMKVKDAIVDQFREKFGVRPDVDNENPSLRIHVRAIKNQFNVAIDTSGDSLFKRGYRKEVGEAPLKENLAAGLIKVSEWDGQSPIIDFMCGSGTFLIEAAMMALNIAPGINRTRFGFQNWLNYEKETWEKVVQEAMDAEKEELPFKFYGYDIDNRVLKNAKDNAKRAGVDQVIEFKKESVATVEPPVEKGLIIVNPPYGARIGDEDNLRDVYRDLSFTLKHRFKGWDAWVLSGNKELIQDLKLKSTRKHFVFNGNIECRFLKYSMF